One Pelobates fuscus isolate aPelFus1 chromosome 8, aPelFus1.pri, whole genome shotgun sequence genomic window carries:
- the LOC134571626 gene encoding gamma-crystallin-3-like, with protein sequence MGKIIFYEDRNFQGRHYECSSECPDLSSYFHRCNSIRVESGNWILYEHPSYRGHQYYLSRGEYPDFSQWMGFNDSIRSCRISPQHHGSFRVKVYEKEDFRGHMMEFTDDCSNVYDRFRYNDIHSCQVLDGYWMFYEEPNYKGRQYYLRPGEYRQFSDWGAMNPKIGSFRRLHHF encoded by the exons ATGGGAAAG ATCATCTTCTACGAGGATCGTAACTTTCAGGGCCGTCATTATGAGTGCAGCTCTGAATGTCCAGATTTGTCCTCATATTTTCACCGTTGCAATTCCATCCGAGTGGAAAGTGGAAATTGGATCCTATATGAGCATCCTAGCTATAGAGGACACCAGTATTACCTTAGCAGGGGAGAATATCCTGATTTTAGTCAATGGATGGGTTTCAATGACTCCATTAGATCCTGTCGTATTAGCCCAcag CATCACGGTTCATTCAGAGTGAAGGTCTACGAGAAGGAGGATTTCAGAGGACACATGATGGAGTTCACTGATGATTGTTCAAATGTCTATGACAGATTCCGTTACAATGATATTCACTCCTGCCAGGTGCTTGATGGTTACTGGATGTTCTATGAGGAGCCCAACTATAAGGGACGTCAGTATTACCTGAGACCTGGAGAATATAGACAATTTAGTGACTGGGGTGCCATGAACCCCAAAATTGGCTCATTTAGAagacttcaccatttctaa
- the LOC134570788 gene encoding gamma-crystallin-3-like: MGKIIFYEDRNFQGRSYECNSECPDMTSYFSRCNSICVESGNWILYEFPNYRGHQYYLNRGEYPDFQQWMGFNDSVRSCRLSPHHQGSFRMKIYEREDFKGQTMEVTEDCPNVYERFRYNDIHSCHVFDGYWMFYEEPNYRGRQYYLRPGEYRRYTDWGASNPKIGSFRRVHHFH, from the exons atgggaaag ATTATCTTCTATGAAGATCGGAACTTTCAGGGTCGCTCGTATGAGTGCAACTCAGAATGTCCTGATATGACCTCATATTTCAGCCGCTGCAATTCCATTTGTGTGGAAAGTGGGAACTGGATTCTATATGAGTTCCCCAACTACAGAGGACACCAGTACTATCTCAATAGAGGAGAATATCCTGATTTTCAGCAGTGGATGGGATTTAATGATTCTGTTAGATCATGCCGTCTAAGTCCCCAT CACCAAGGGTCCTTTAGAATGAAGATCTATGAAAGGGAAGATTTCAAAGGTCAGACGATGGAGGTCACTGAAGATTGTCCCAATGTCTACGAGAGATTCCGTTACAATGACATCCACTCCTGCCATGTGTTTGATGGTTACTGGATGTTCTATGAGGAGCCCAACTATAGAGGACGTCAGTATTACTTGAGACCTGGAGAGTATAGAAGATATACTGACTGGGGTGCTTCAAATCCAAAAATTGGCTCTTTTAGAAGAGTTCACCATTTCCATTAA